The Bradyrhizobium ottawaense genome window below encodes:
- the dprA gene encoding DNA-processing protein DprA: MDAINPSVELTEADRIDRLRLIRSDNVGPRTFRSLVDHFGSPRAALERLPDLARRGGAQRSGRICSADEAKAELAASRKFGIAWRAPGEDGYPARLAMIDDAPPLLAVRGDTQTLMRPMIAIVGSRNASGAGLKFAGLLARELGEAGFIVISGLARGVDQAAHRASVASGTIAVLAGGHDCIYPPEHGDLLAGILDHAGAAISEMPLGHEPRARDFPRRNRLISGASLGVVVVEAAHRSGSLITARMAAEQGREVFAVPGSPLDPRAAGANDLIKQGATLVTEAADIINAVAPIMERPLMIPASEPDSEPFESDPQGHDRDQITGLLGPTPISIDDLVRMSGASPAIVRTVLLELELAGKLERHGGGLVSLL; the protein is encoded by the coding sequence GTGGACGCCATCAATCCGAGCGTGGAGCTGACCGAGGCTGACAGGATCGACCGCCTGCGGCTGATCCGCTCCGACAATGTCGGGCCGCGCACTTTTCGTTCGCTGGTGGATCATTTCGGCAGCCCGCGTGCTGCGCTGGAGCGGCTGCCTGATCTGGCGCGCCGCGGCGGCGCCCAGCGATCGGGGCGCATCTGCAGCGCCGACGAGGCCAAGGCCGAGCTCGCCGCGAGCCGCAAATTCGGCATCGCCTGGCGCGCACCCGGCGAGGACGGCTATCCGGCCCGGCTGGCGATGATCGACGATGCGCCGCCGCTGCTCGCGGTGCGCGGCGATACCCAAACCCTGATGCGGCCGATGATCGCCATCGTCGGCTCGCGCAACGCATCCGGCGCCGGGCTGAAATTCGCAGGCCTGCTGGCGCGCGAGCTTGGCGAAGCCGGTTTTATCGTCATCTCCGGGCTCGCCCGCGGCGTCGATCAGGCCGCGCATCGCGCCAGTGTCGCAAGCGGGACGATCGCGGTGCTCGCCGGCGGACATGATTGCATCTATCCGCCCGAGCATGGCGACCTGCTCGCAGGGATCCTCGACCACGCGGGGGCTGCGATCTCCGAGATGCCGCTCGGCCACGAGCCGCGCGCCCGCGACTTTCCTCGCCGCAACCGGCTGATCTCGGGCGCCTCGCTCGGCGTCGTCGTGGTGGAAGCGGCGCACCGCTCGGGCTCCCTGATCACCGCGCGGATGGCGGCCGAACAGGGCCGCGAGGTGTTCGCGGTCCCGGGCTCGCCGCTCGATCCGCGTGCCGCCGGCGCCAATGATCTGATCAAGCAGGGCGCGACCCTCGTCACCGAAGCTGCCGACATCATCAATGCTGTCGCACCAATCATGGAGCGGCCGCTGATGATTCCTGCGAGCGAGCCCGACAGCGAGCCGTTCGAGAGCGATCCGCAAGGGCACGACCGCGACCAGATCACCGGCCTGCTCGGCCCCACTCCCATCTCGATCGACGATCTCGTGCGGATGTCCGGCGCCTCGCCCGCGATCGTCCGCACCGTGCTGCTGGAGCTCGAGCTTGCCGGAAAGCTCGAACGTCACGGCGGCGGGTTGGTGTCGCTGCTTTAG
- a CDS encoding amidase, translating into MISLADLQRRIEAGELSPEAAIAQSHAAIEAREKDVRAFVRHDKSAKAQASGPLRGIAVGIKDIIDTANMPTEMGSEIYRGWQPRADAPVVMMLKRAGATIIGKTTTTAFASRDPTPTLNPHNFGHSPGGSSAGSAAAVGAGMIPLALGTQTGGSVIRPAAYCGTAAIKPSFRMLPTVGVKCYSWALDTVGLFGARAEDLACGLLAMTGRSEFSGIVPAKSPRIGVVRQEFAGAVEPAAEEGLLAAVKAAARAGASVQTIDLPEAVQEAWRIHPIVQDFEAHRALAWEFSERHDEIAPMLRASLDATAHLTPKDYDEARRISRRGRRELGELFEGVDVLLTYSAPGTAPAKALATTGDPRYNRLWTLMGNPCVNVPVLKADGLPIGVQVIARFGNDARALATAWFLEDALAKSG; encoded by the coding sequence ATGATTTCACTCGCCGACCTCCAGCGCCGCATCGAAGCGGGGGAGCTTTCGCCCGAGGCCGCCATCGCCCAGTCGCATGCGGCGATAGAGGCCAGGGAGAAGGACGTTCGCGCCTTCGTCCGCCACGACAAATCCGCGAAGGCGCAAGCCTCCGGTCCGCTGCGCGGCATCGCGGTCGGCATCAAGGACATCATCGACACCGCCAACATGCCGACCGAGATGGGCTCGGAAATCTATCGCGGCTGGCAGCCGCGCGCCGATGCGCCTGTTGTCATGATGCTGAAGCGGGCAGGCGCCACCATCATCGGCAAGACCACCACGACCGCGTTCGCCTCGCGCGATCCGACCCCGACGCTCAATCCGCATAATTTCGGCCACTCGCCGGGCGGCTCGTCCGCGGGTTCGGCGGCGGCCGTCGGCGCCGGCATGATCCCGCTTGCGCTCGGCACCCAGACCGGCGGCTCGGTGATCCGGCCCGCGGCCTATTGCGGGACTGCTGCGATCAAGCCCTCGTTCCGGATGCTGCCGACGGTCGGCGTGAAATGCTATTCGTGGGCGCTCGACACGGTCGGCCTGTTCGGCGCCCGCGCCGAGGATCTCGCGTGCGGATTGCTCGCGATGACCGGCCGCAGCGAATTTTCCGGCATCGTCCCGGCGAAGTCGCCGCGCATCGGCGTGGTCAGGCAGGAGTTCGCCGGCGCCGTGGAGCCGGCGGCCGAAGAGGGCCTGTTGGCCGCGGTGAAGGCGGCGGCGCGCGCCGGTGCCAGCGTGCAGACGATCGATCTGCCCGAGGCGGTGCAGGAGGCCTGGCGCATCCATCCCATCGTCCAGGATTTCGAGGCGCATCGCGCGCTGGCCTGGGAGTTTTCCGAGCGCCACGACGAGATCGCGCCGATGCTGCGGGCAAGCCTCGATGCCACCGCCCATCTGACGCCGAAGGACTATGACGAGGCGCGCCGGATCAGCCGTCGCGGCCGCCGCGAGCTCGGCGAATTGTTCGAGGGCGTCGACGTGCTCCTGACCTATTCGGCGCCCGGCACGGCGCCGGCCAAGGCGCTCGCGACGACAGGCGACCCCCGCTACAACCGGCTCTGGACGCTGATGGGCAATCCTTGCGTCAACGTGCCCGTGCTGAAGGCGGATGGCCTGCCGATCGGCGTGCAGGTGATCGCACGCTTTGGCAACGACGCGCGCGCGCTGGCAACGGCGTGGTTCCTCGAGGATGCGCTGGCGAAATCAGGCTAG
- a CDS encoding patatin-like phospholipase family protein produces MSEKMVGAHDGVGSRGALRTAASRLLSTTDIWSDAPSPPPAPPPVLPPAPQPDPIAQAPVTAEVVTATAPVAPAQLPAGQWPPRKLSLALQGGGTFAAFTWGVLERLLEEPIEIDTISGASAGAINALLLASGLAEGGREAARSRLSRFWIRLMHEASFRSLMLVGGFSPAGSSVAFGPTLRSGQFDPFDLDPLRQALSRDIDFAALLNPDCPKLLIAATRIRDGQQQIFRNDAITADVALASTCPPLVHCAVEIEGEAYWDGGLGGNPPLLRLTQDTTTSDVLLVQVTPARDSYVPITLAAIDRRLDQIAANAALNAEIAAIEWAQAHAAPSLRLTRIAAEDSVDGLAQRSSTDLGRGFIRLLHRNGRAAAERWLGQGTAVSAASPASDQHIASNEPALA; encoded by the coding sequence ATGAGCGAGAAGATGGTCGGCGCGCATGACGGGGTTGGTTCGCGAGGTGCGTTGCGCACCGCGGCAAGCCGGCTGCTCTCGACCACCGACATTTGGTCCGATGCGCCCTCGCCGCCTCCCGCGCCTCCTCCCGTCTTGCCGCCAGCGCCGCAGCCTGATCCGATCGCGCAAGCGCCAGTGACGGCCGAGGTAGTGACCGCGACCGCGCCCGTTGCGCCCGCGCAGCTACCCGCCGGCCAATGGCCGCCGAGAAAGCTCTCGCTGGCGCTGCAGGGCGGTGGCACCTTTGCCGCCTTCACCTGGGGCGTGCTGGAGCGGCTGCTGGAAGAGCCGATCGAGATCGACACCATCAGCGGCGCCAGTGCCGGCGCTATCAATGCGCTCCTGCTCGCCTCCGGCCTTGCCGAGGGCGGCCGCGAAGCTGCACGTAGCCGGCTGAGCCGGTTCTGGATCCGCCTGATGCACGAGGCCTCGTTCCGCTCGCTGATGCTGGTCGGCGGCTTTTCGCCGGCGGGAAGCTCGGTCGCGTTCGGTCCGACGCTGCGCTCCGGCCAGTTTGATCCTTTCGATCTCGATCCGCTGCGGCAGGCGCTATCGCGCGACATCGATTTCGCCGCGCTACTCAATCCGGACTGCCCGAAGCTCCTGATCGCGGCGACACGGATCCGCGACGGGCAGCAGCAGATCTTCCGCAACGATGCCATCACCGCCGACGTCGCGCTGGCCTCGACTTGTCCGCCCTTGGTTCACTGCGCCGTCGAGATCGAGGGCGAAGCCTATTGGGACGGCGGCTTAGGCGGCAATCCACCCTTGCTGCGGCTGACGCAGGACACGACGACGTCCGACGTCCTGCTCGTCCAGGTCACGCCGGCGCGCGACAGCTACGTGCCGATCACGCTCGCCGCGATCGATCGCCGGCTGGACCAGATCGCGGCCAACGCCGCCCTCAATGCCGAGATCGCGGCGATCGAATGGGCGCAGGCTCATGCCGCGCCGTCGCTGCGCCTCACCAGGATCGCGGCGGAAGATTCCGTTGACGGTCTGGCCCAACGTTCGTCCACCGATCTCGGCCGCGGCTTCATTCGCCTGCTGCACCGGAACGGTCGCGCAGCCGCCGAGCGCTGGCTCGGGCAAGGCACCGCCGTCAGTGCAGCTTCACCTGCATCCGATCAGCACATCGCGAGCAACGAGCCCGCGCTAGCCTGA
- the plsY gene encoding glycerol-3-phosphate 1-O-acyltransferase PlsY, whose protein sequence is MGLEAFLPVAFVIGYLLGSIPFGLVLTRLAGTQDIRSIGSGSIGATNVLRTGRKSLAAGTLLFDALKGTVAVVIAGYIAGPNAAMVAGLGAFLGHLFPVWLKFKGGKGVAVYIGILLGLFWPGAVVFCLIWLATAFTTRYSSLSALVAAFVTPMFLWWFGHLALAALFAVLTLLLFYAHRENIKRLQAGKESRIGEKA, encoded by the coding sequence ATGGGGCTTGAAGCATTTCTGCCGGTGGCCTTCGTCATCGGCTACCTCCTCGGCTCGATCCCGTTCGGGCTGGTCCTGACCAGGCTCGCCGGCACCCAGGATATCCGCTCGATCGGCTCCGGCAGCATCGGCGCCACCAATGTGCTGCGCACGGGACGCAAGAGCCTCGCCGCGGGCACCCTCCTGTTCGACGCGCTCAAGGGCACCGTGGCGGTGGTGATCGCCGGCTACATCGCAGGACCCAATGCCGCCATGGTGGCCGGGCTCGGTGCCTTCCTCGGCCACCTCTTCCCGGTCTGGCTCAAGTTCAAGGGCGGCAAGGGCGTGGCCGTCTATATCGGCATCCTGCTCGGACTGTTCTGGCCCGGCGCCGTCGTGTTCTGCCTGATCTGGCTGGCGACCGCCTTCACCACCCGCTACTCCTCGCTCTCCGCGCTGGTGGCGGCGTTCGTCACGCCGATGTTCCTGTGGTGGTTCGGGCACCTTGCGCTCGCAGCCTTGTTCGCGGTGCTGACGCTGCTCTTGTTCTACGCGCATCGCGAGAACATCAAGCGATTGCAAGCTGGCAAAGAAAGCCGGATCGGCGAGAAGGCGTAG
- a CDS encoding dihydroorotase: MLTDRRPILLANARVVDPARDFDGVGDVLIADGAIRETRRGIGAAGVPEGTDIVNCSGKIVAPGLIDMRAFVGEPGFSHRETFATASQAAATGGITTIICQPDTSPVIDNSATVDFVMRRARDTAIVNIQPMAALTKGMHGDEMTEFGLLKAAGAIAFSDGVRSVTNAQVMRRALTYARDFDALIVHYTEDPDLVGEGVMNEGEFASRLGLMGIPNAAEAVILERDMRLVALTGGRYHAASLTCIDSLEILQRARDAGLAVSASVSINHLALNENDIGPYRSFLKLSPPLRTEDDRRALVAAIASGLLDVIMSDHNPQDVEVKRLPFAEAAPGAVGLETMLPAGLRLVHNGELDLKTLIRAMSTRPAELLGLPGGTLRAGSPADVIVIDPDVPWVVDPADLKSPCKNTPFDEARFTGRVVRTIVGGRTVYEHV; this comes from the coding sequence ATGCTGACCGATCGCCGCCCCATCCTGCTCGCCAACGCCCGCGTCGTCGACCCCGCCCGGGATTTCGACGGTGTCGGCGACGTTCTCATCGCCGACGGCGCCATCCGCGAGACCCGCCGCGGCATCGGCGCGGCCGGCGTCCCCGAAGGCACCGACATCGTCAACTGCTCCGGCAAGATCGTCGCGCCCGGCCTGATCGACATGCGCGCCTTCGTCGGCGAGCCCGGCTTCAGCCATCGCGAGACCTTTGCCACAGCGAGCCAGGCGGCCGCGACCGGCGGCATCACCACCATCATCTGCCAGCCCGACACCTCTCCGGTGATCGATAATTCGGCGACCGTCGACTTCGTGATGCGCCGCGCCCGCGACACCGCGATCGTCAACATCCAGCCGATGGCAGCGCTCACCAAAGGCATGCACGGCGATGAGATGACCGAGTTCGGTCTGCTCAAGGCCGCGGGCGCGATCGCCTTCAGCGACGGCGTCAGAAGCGTGACCAATGCGCAGGTGATGCGGCGCGCGCTGACCTACGCGCGGGATTTCGACGCGCTGATCGTCCACTACACCGAGGACCCCGATCTCGTCGGCGAAGGCGTGATGAACGAGGGCGAGTTCGCCTCGCGGCTCGGCCTGATGGGCATCCCGAATGCCGCCGAGGCCGTGATCCTGGAACGCGACATGCGCCTCGTGGCGTTGACCGGCGGCCGCTATCACGCGGCCTCGCTGACCTGCATCGACTCGCTCGAGATCCTCCAGCGCGCCCGCGACGCCGGGCTCGCCGTCAGCGCCTCGGTCTCGATCAACCATCTTGCGCTGAACGAGAACGACATCGGCCCCTACCGTTCGTTCCTGAAACTGTCGCCGCCTTTGCGGACCGAGGACGACCGCCGCGCGCTGGTGGCCGCAATCGCCTCCGGCCTGCTCGACGTCATCATGTCCGACCACAATCCGCAGGACGTCGAGGTCAAGCGCCTGCCGTTCGCCGAAGCCGCTCCCGGCGCCGTTGGTCTCGAAACCATGCTGCCCGCGGGCCTGCGCCTCGTCCACAATGGCGAGCTGGACCTGAAGACGCTGATCCGGGCGATGTCGACCCGCCCGGCCGAGTTGCTCGGCCTGCCCGGCGGAACCCTGCGCGCAGGCAGCCCCGCCGACGTCATCGTGATCGACCCCGATGTGCCCTGGGTGGTCGATCCCGCCGACCTCAAATCGCCCTGCAAGAACACCCCGTTCGACGAGGCCCGCTTTACAGGCCGCGTGGTGCGCACCATTGTCGGCGGACGCACGGTCTACGAGCATGTCTGA
- a CDS encoding aspartate carbamoyltransferase catalytic subunit, which yields MTSKSTFVLGHRHLLGIEGLSAADITGLLDLSEEYVELNRQVDKKRTVLRGRTQVNLFFEASTRTQSSFELAGKRLGADVMNMSVSSSSMKKGETLIDTAMTLNAMHPDILVMRHHASGAVELLARKVDGSVINAGDGAHEHPTQALLDALTIRRNKGRIEGLVVAICGDVLHSRVARSNIILLNTMGARVRVVGPTTLLPPGIERMGVEVARDMREGLNGADIVMMLRLQRERMNGSFVPSSSEYFNYFGLDQKKLAYAKPDALVMHPGPMNRGVEIDSIVADGAQSLIREQVEMGVAVRMAVLEALARNLPNA from the coding sequence ATGACATCGAAATCGACCTTCGTCCTCGGCCACCGGCATTTGCTGGGCATCGAGGGCCTTTCCGCGGCCGACATCACCGGCCTCCTCGACCTGTCCGAAGAATATGTCGAGCTCAACCGCCAGGTTGACAAGAAGCGCACCGTCCTGCGGGGACGGACGCAGGTGAACCTCTTCTTCGAGGCTTCCACCCGGACCCAATCCTCGTTCGAGCTCGCCGGCAAGCGCCTGGGCGCCGACGTCATGAACATGTCGGTGTCCTCCTCGTCCATGAAGAAGGGCGAGACGCTGATCGACACCGCGATGACGCTGAACGCGATGCACCCGGACATCCTGGTGATGCGCCATCACGCCTCCGGCGCGGTGGAACTGCTGGCGCGCAAGGTTGACGGTTCCGTGATCAATGCCGGCGACGGCGCCCATGAGCATCCGACCCAGGCCCTGCTCGACGCGCTCACCATCCGCCGCAACAAGGGCCGGATCGAAGGGCTCGTGGTCGCGATCTGCGGCGACGTGCTGCATTCGCGCGTCGCCCGCTCGAACATCATCCTGCTCAACACGATGGGCGCCCGCGTCCGCGTGGTCGGTCCCACCACGCTGCTGCCGCCGGGTATCGAGCGGATGGGCGTCGAAGTCGCGCGCGACATGCGCGAGGGGCTCAACGGCGCCGACATCGTCATGATGCTCCGGCTCCAGCGCGAGCGTATGAACGGCTCCTTCGTGCCGTCATCCAGCGAGTACTTCAACTATTTCGGGCTCGACCAGAAGAAGCTCGCCTACGCCAAGCCCGACGCTCTGGTGATGCATCCGGGCCCCATGAACCGCGGCGTCGAGATCGACTCGATCGTGGCCGACGGCGCGCAATCCCTGATCCGCGAACAGGTGGAGATGGGTGTCGCCGTGCGCATGGCGGTGCTGGAAGCGCTCGCCCGCAACCTGCCGAACGCGTGA
- a CDS encoding M15 family metallopeptidase has translation MRSIKSILIVLLTIASISSALAQSLPGGFVYLREIDPGIIQDIRYATSNNFVGRPLAGYNAGECVVKREVGLRLKAVQQEFAAQNLSLKMFDCYRPARASLDMVKWSQNGHETAAERRYNPKIPKTELFRLGYIASRSQHSTGAALDLTLVDLQADNAAKYDPAKTYADCTGPVEVRAPEGSVDMGTGYDCTDTRGHTAAPSITPEQRGWRKRLVAAMARQGFVNYSKEWWHFSLPGAGGAAYDFPIQPRRN, from the coding sequence ATGCGCTCCATCAAATCGATTTTGATCGTACTTTTAACAATCGCCTCCATCTCATCCGCGTTGGCCCAATCGCTCCCCGGCGGCTTCGTCTATCTGCGCGAGATCGATCCCGGCATCATCCAGGACATCCGCTACGCCACCTCGAACAATTTCGTCGGCCGCCCGCTTGCCGGCTACAATGCCGGTGAATGCGTGGTGAAGCGCGAGGTCGGGCTGCGGCTGAAGGCGGTGCAGCAGGAGTTCGCGGCGCAAAACCTCTCGCTGAAGATGTTCGACTGCTACCGGCCGGCGCGGGCCTCGCTCGACATGGTCAAGTGGTCGCAGAACGGCCATGAGACGGCCGCCGAGCGGCGCTACAATCCCAAGATCCCAAAGACCGAGCTGTTCCGCCTCGGCTACATCGCGAGCCGGTCGCAGCATTCGACGGGCGCCGCGCTCGATCTCACCTTGGTCGATCTCCAGGCCGACAACGCCGCCAAATACGATCCGGCAAAGACCTATGCCGACTGCACCGGGCCGGTCGAAGTGCGTGCACCCGAAGGCAGCGTCGACATGGGCACCGGCTACGACTGCACCGACACGAGGGGCCATACTGCGGCACCGTCGATCACACCGGAGCAGCGCGGCTGGCGCAAGCGGCTGGTGGCTGCGATGGCCAGGCAAGGCTTTGTGAACTATTCGAAGGAGTGGTGGCATTTTTCCCTGCCGGGGGCAGGCGGGGCAGCCTATGATTTCCCGATTCAGCCGCGCCGGAACTAA
- a CDS encoding acyl-CoA dehydrogenase family protein codes for MTQPSFATHEVFNQSPPFEDIDLFAVDRPLVDAVKANGGAAAERELSEFGRQWGSAAMADRGRVANESTPKLRTFDAKGNRRDQVEFHPAYHELMAHSAHAGVHNSTWTANGKPAGDAAEVIRAAKFYMAAQVETGHLCPVTMTRASVGALAMQPDLLGRVMPVLSTRSYDPSFAPWWQKRGMTLGMGMTEKQGGTDVRANMTRAVRDGEAYRITGHKWFMSAPMCDAFLVLAQAEQGLTCFFMPRFAPDGSVNAIQFQRLKDKLGNRSNASSEVEFVGAYAERVGEEGKGIRTIIQMVQLTRQDCAIASVGLMRSGLAHALHHARHRSVFQKHLADQPLMQAVLSDMALHVEASTALVMRLCRAFDRTPHDAAEAAYMRLLTPAIKYWTCKSAPPFLYEAMECLGGNGYVEDGILARHYRESPVNAIWEGSGNVMCLDVLRALSREPEAATAVLQSLAAETKGLPGAGEAIAFIGQTFRRADGERVARLAVEKLALLAAAAALNGVSPRHAELFAATRLAATHASMYGAVELESGEMRALLERALP; via the coding sequence ATGACCCAGCCGAGCTTCGCGACCCACGAGGTCTTCAACCAGTCGCCGCCGTTCGAGGATATCGACCTGTTCGCCGTGGATCGGCCGCTGGTCGATGCGGTGAAGGCCAATGGCGGCGCGGCGGCGGAACGCGAGCTGTCGGAGTTCGGCAGGCAGTGGGGCTCGGCCGCGATGGCCGATCGCGGGCGCGTCGCGAACGAGAGCACGCCGAAGCTGCGCACCTTCGACGCAAAAGGCAATCGCCGCGACCAGGTCGAGTTTCACCCGGCCTATCATGAGCTGATGGCACACAGCGCTCATGCCGGCGTCCACAATTCGACCTGGACCGCGAACGGCAAGCCTGCGGGCGATGCCGCCGAAGTCATTCGTGCCGCAAAATTCTACATGGCCGCGCAAGTCGAGACCGGCCACCTCTGTCCTGTTACGATGACGCGCGCCTCGGTCGGTGCGCTGGCGATGCAGCCGGACCTGCTCGGCAGGGTGATGCCGGTGCTGTCGACCCGGAGCTACGACCCGAGCTTTGCGCCGTGGTGGCAGAAGCGCGGCATGACGCTCGGCATGGGCATGACCGAGAAGCAGGGCGGCACCGACGTGCGCGCCAACATGACGCGTGCGGTGCGCGACGGCGAGGCCTATCGCATCACCGGCCACAAATGGTTCATGTCGGCGCCGATGTGCGATGCGTTCCTGGTGCTGGCGCAGGCCGAGCAGGGTCTGACCTGTTTCTTCATGCCGCGCTTTGCGCCGGATGGTTCGGTGAATGCGATCCAGTTCCAGCGGCTGAAGGACAAGCTCGGCAATCGCTCCAATGCCTCGTCCGAAGTCGAGTTCGTCGGTGCCTACGCCGAACGGGTCGGCGAGGAGGGCAAGGGCATCCGCACCATCATCCAGATGGTGCAGCTGACGCGGCAGGATTGCGCGATCGCCTCCGTCGGCCTGATGCGCTCGGGACTTGCGCATGCGCTGCATCACGCCCGTCACCGCAGCGTGTTCCAGAAACATCTGGCCGATCAGCCGCTGATGCAGGCGGTGCTGTCGGACATGGCGCTGCATGTCGAGGCGAGCACAGCCCTGGTCATGCGGCTCTGCCGCGCCTTCGACCGCACGCCGCACGATGCGGCGGAGGCCGCCTATATGCGGCTGCTGACCCCCGCAATCAAATACTGGACCTGCAAGAGTGCGCCGCCGTTCCTCTATGAGGCCATGGAATGCCTCGGCGGCAACGGCTATGTCGAGGACGGCATTCTGGCGCGGCACTACCGGGAATCGCCGGTCAACGCGATCTGGGAGGGCTCCGGCAACGTGATGTGCCTCGACGTGCTCCGGGCGCTCTCGCGCGAGCCGGAGGCGGCGACGGCTGTGCTGCAATCGCTTGCGGCCGAGACGAAGGGCTTGCCCGGAGCAGGCGAAGCGATTGCGTTCATCGGTCAGACCTTCCGCCGCGCCGATGGCGAGCGCGTCGCGCGGCTTGCGGTCGAGAAGCTGGCACTGCTTGCCGCCGCTGCGGCGCTCAACGGCGTGTCGCCGCGCCACGCCGAACTGTTTGCCGCCACGCGCCTCGCAGCGACCCACGCCAGCATGTATGGCGCGGTCGAGCTGGAGAGCGGCGAGATGCGCGCGCTGCTGGAGCGGGCGCTGCCGTGA
- a CDS encoding CPBP family intramembrane glutamic endopeptidase → MDSLNPDHPPLTVTPATPRFWMFWGTALWGLFVFVAMFVGQIGAVVLLVVQRGLPMDFASLQAVGQDPQALALSVIMGLPATLLAVWLAIAIKKASFVDYLALHWPSWKQLLFGAVGLILLVLVWETMSRALGREATPGFMTDLLKSGRDKGAALLLLFAFSVAAPMSEEILARGFLYRGWSASFLRVPGAILLSSLVWTVVHLQYDMYFLAEVFTIGLWFGYMRYRANSLWLTIVLHALNNLTAVVLTMWLGS, encoded by the coding sequence ATGGATTCCCTCAATCCCGACCATCCGCCGTTGACCGTGACGCCAGCGACGCCGCGCTTCTGGATGTTCTGGGGCACCGCGCTGTGGGGCCTCTTCGTCTTCGTGGCGATGTTCGTCGGGCAGATCGGCGCCGTTGTCCTGCTGGTGGTGCAGCGTGGTCTTCCCATGGACTTCGCCTCGCTCCAGGCGGTCGGCCAGGATCCGCAGGCGCTCGCGCTGTCGGTCATCATGGGCCTGCCGGCGACGCTCCTGGCGGTGTGGCTCGCCATTGCCATCAAGAAAGCCTCCTTCGTCGACTATCTCGCGCTGCACTGGCCGTCCTGGAAGCAACTGCTGTTCGGTGCGGTCGGCCTCATCCTGCTGGTGCTGGTCTGGGAGACGATGTCGCGCGCGCTCGGCCGCGAGGCGACGCCGGGCTTCATGACCGATCTGTTGAAATCGGGCCGCGACAAGGGCGCGGCGCTGTTGCTGCTGTTCGCCTTCAGCGTGGCTGCGCCGATGTCGGAGGAGATCCTGGCGCGCGGCTTCCTCTATCGCGGCTGGTCGGCGAGTTTCTTGCGCGTGCCGGGCGCGATCCTGCTGTCGTCGCTGGTCTGGACGGTCGTGCACCTGCAATACGACATGTACTTCCTCGCCGAGGTCTTCACCATCGGCCTGTGGTTCGGCTACATGCGCTATCGCGCGAATTCGCTCTGGCTCACCATCGTGCTGCACGCGCTGAACAATCTCACCGCGGTGGTGCTGACGATGTGGCTAGGAAGCTAG
- a CDS encoding AEC family transporter: MAVVIAALLPVFILIVLGIVLKRSLMRLDTQWHGLERLTYFVLFPMLLIQTLVKADLSKVPVAGVGGALLLSALAMSLLCLALRPALARLDIDGPAFTSIFQGATRWQTFVGLSVAANMFGDVGLALASVAMVAIIPLVNVLSVVVLAHYAAPEKQSARTIVMTVIRNPLIWACAIGLFVNVTHLPLPKLWHEVADALSRSSLAIGLLVTGAGLHLEGLLRPSVAAAIGVVFKLALMPALALALAVWFGLSGDSRAIVAICAAVPTSSSAYVMARQMGGDAPLLAQIITLQTILAAITMPIAIALAA; the protein is encoded by the coding sequence ATGGCCGTCGTGATTGCGGCGCTGCTGCCGGTCTTCATCCTCATCGTGCTCGGCATCGTGCTGAAGCGCAGCCTGATGCGGCTGGACACGCAGTGGCACGGGCTGGAGCGGCTGACCTATTTCGTGCTGTTTCCGATGCTGCTGATCCAGACGCTGGTGAAGGCCGACCTTTCCAAGGTGCCGGTCGCCGGCGTCGGCGGCGCGCTGCTGCTGTCAGCGCTGGCGATGTCGCTGCTCTGCCTCGCGCTCCGCCCCGCCCTGGCCCGGCTCGATATCGACGGGCCCGCCTTCACCTCGATCTTCCAGGGCGCGACGCGCTGGCAGACCTTCGTGGGGCTATCGGTCGCCGCCAACATGTTCGGCGATGTCGGGCTGGCGCTCGCCTCCGTGGCGATGGTCGCGATCATTCCCCTCGTCAACGTGTTGAGCGTCGTGGTGCTCGCCCATTACGCCGCGCCGGAGAAGCAGTCAGCGCGGACCATCGTCATGACGGTGATCCGCAATCCCCTGATCTGGGCCTGCGCGATCGGGCTCTTCGTCAACGTCACCCACCTGCCGTTGCCAAAACTCTGGCACGAGGTGGCGGACGCGCTTAGCCGCTCCTCGCTCGCGATCGGCTTGCTCGTCACCGGCGCCGGTCTGCATCTCGAAGGCCTCTTGCGTCCAAGCGTGGCCGCGGCCATCGGCGTCGTCTTCAAGCTCGCGCTGATGCCTGCGCTGGCACTGGCGCTGGCCGTCTGGTTCGGACTGTCGGGCGACAGCCGCGCGATCGTGGCGATCTGCGCGGCGGTGCCGACCTCGTCCAGCGCCTATGTGATGGCGCGCCAGATGGGCGGCGATGCCCCGCTGCTGGCGCAGATCATCACGCTGCAGACGATTTTGGCGGCGATCACGATGCCGATCGCGATCGCGCTGGCGGCCTAG